From the genome of Phycicoccus duodecadis:
AGGTCGCGACAGTGACTGTTGAAGTTATCGCCAGAGGAAAAGATCTGGGAACGTTCAACTTGGTCGTTGAACACAACACCCTGTTTGAGTCCGGCCAAGGGAACCGGTCCTCGTTTTTGCACTGGGGAAGCACCCTGAGCGAGTACCTGCGAAAGCGAGTCGATCACACGGGAGATATCGTCACCCTGGAGAAGCTCAGCGACGGCACCTACCGTCTAACTCTCGACCGCCATGCGGTTGGACCCTTTCTGTAAATGCCGTCCGGACCCCAGTCGCACGTTTGCACTACTGAGCAGATTCACGCCACCGAGTGAGAACATCCACTCCGTCGCGGATGAGCTCAACCTCTCGATCCGACAGCGCGAGCCCCCCGCGGAGGACCGCCTCGTCACCCAGTTCGTATGCCCCCCGGATGTCCCCAGACTTCAGGCGCTGATCGATGAGCACCGCGTGCTCGGAAGTAGAGGCCATAGCAATGCGCACCTCTGAGGCCTCGCCCGGGATCATCACCATGACACCACCACCCAGCGAGTGAACTCTCAATTCGCACTCGAGCAAGGTCAGCGACGTATACCAACTGGCTGCAATCAGCGCGGGGTCTGAACCCTTAGACAGGTACCCGCACAGCAAACTATTACTCGCTACGCACCCTGCGTCGTTGACCATGAGGAGGGGGGTGGAGCTGAAAACGGACAGAATCAAGTCCGGCGTCAGCACTCCAGGCACCAGATACCATGGATCACGCACTTTGCACTTATAGCGATTGGCGACGCCTCTCCGAGCCCCTTCGGCAACGTAGTCTGCTTCCGCGGCGGAGAGTCCTCCTTTTGATGCGGGGTGGAAGAGCGTGTCGTAGCTTGGCATGTGAGACGTGAACAACCCTCTGCCCCGGAGGCTGCGAGTCGTTGTCACAGCTCGTCGGAGCACTCCCCGCGGCAGCTTGTATGCCTTGACCGTCTCTGGACTGGGATGAAAGAACGTCTTATCCCCTGATACGTAGCCAATTCTCAACTTCATTACTTCGGCAGCCGGCCGCGTTATCGGGGCCAGCCGATCAAGAAGGTCACGTAGTTCTTGGGCAAGTAGGGCTCGGACGAAATCGCGTTCACCCTGGACAATCCGCTCGACGTCCAAGGTGGAAACGGTTGCGGGACGATGGAGCGCGAGGTCGGCCACTGCTTCGTAGGTCTCGAACTCCACTGTTGAGCTCCGGCCCCCATGGCCATCCGCAAAGAGAAGGACCACGTCTTGCAGAATGTCTGGGAAGACCCGCTCGAAGACACGTACGACTCGGAGAGATGAAAAGTTCTGTCCCAAGAACTGCCACAGTGGGCGCGCGTACCGCACGTATGTCAGTTCATATGGCAATACGAATGCCAGTCGCCCGCCTATACGCAGGAAGTTGGACGCATGAATGACGAAGGGCATCCAAATGCTTCCACTCGGCTCCATCCCTGACGGTAAGCGGTCGTGTGCGACTGCGAGCGCGCGGCTCCGTGCCGCTGAGTCCACATGACGAAGCCGCACATAGGGCGGGTTGCCGATGACAGCATCCACCGGGTGTGGCGGCTGAGCGAGGAAGTCACCGCTCACGACCTCAGATTCGTGGATCAGTTGTCCAGAAACAGCCGCGCCCACCGCGGGCTCATCCAGTTCCACACCGCGAACGTGCATCTGCTGTAACTCACGCTTCGCGGCGACTATCTTTAGCGCCCTTAGAAACGCACCATCTCCAAAGCTGGGTTCGAGGATAGTGTCCTGGTCACCGCGCAGCACCCAGTCGGCCATGTACTCGGCCGCGGAGGACGGCGTGTAGTACGCGCCCATCTGTCGCTGAATGCTCACCTGACGCTCCGACAGTGCCGTGGTCATTCGTGAGCCTCCTGGTTCTCTGTCTGCCTCACACCTGAGGGCTGGAACGGGCGACGGCCATCCTGCGATGGGTGGTGCTCCCTGCTTCGCCTCGCTGCACCATATCTACCGCGCCGCTCTGACACGGGGAGGGTTCCATCAGCGGGCAGCGAGTCGTCCCGCTGGCCTGCCGTGGCCATCGATCGCGAGAAGCACCAAGATGGCTGGTAGCGACGTGCGGCTGCCTCCGGACCACCATGACGGGCAGGCCCCGCCCCTTCGCCGTCCGGAGTCGGGGTCCAAACCGGATGGCCAACGAAACGCTGATGGAGGGGTGCGAGCGGGGACACATGGCAGGACACATGCGCCCGTGGGGGACCAGCAGCAGTCACCACCGCCCGTCGACAACTGGGCAGGTGAGGGACCACGTCAGGAACGCCCGAGCATGTTGAATTCCCAATCCGTAGGTTGTGGGTTCGAGTCCCACGGGGCCCACCACCTACACGCCCTGGCGCCCACTGAGTCCCGCTCGGGAGTCGCACGGCATCCCGCGACTCTCGCGGGGCGCCGGGCCCTGTCCAGGAACCGGGCTTCCTCGCTGCCTCGCACGGGCCCACGACCGTGACCATGGGATCCTGACGTCATGACCGATCGCAGCTGGGGGTTCCGCACCCGCGCCCTGCATGCCGGCGGGGCACCCGACCCCACCACCGGCGCGCGAGCGGTGCCGATCTACCAGACGAGCAGCTTCGTCTTCGACGACACCACCGACGCCGCCAGCCTCTTCGCGCTGCAGAAGTACGGCTCGATCTACACCCGCATCGGCAACCCCACCGTCGCGGCCTTCGAGGAGCGGATGGCGAGCCTCGAGGGCGGCATCGGGGCCGTCGCCGCCGCCAGCGGGCTGGCCGCCGAGTTCCTCGTCTTCGCGGCCCTGGCCGGGGCCGGCGACCACATCGTCGCGGCCGGCAGCCTCTACGGCGGCACCCTGACCCAGCTCGACGTCACGCTGCGCCGCTTCGGGGTCGAGACGACGTTCGTCCGCGGCACCGACGCGGTCGACTACGCGGCCGCGATCACCCCGGCCACCCGCTGCCTCTTCGCGGAGGTCGTGGCCAACCCCAGCGGCGAGGTCGCCGACCTGGCCGGGCTGGCCGACGTCGCGCACGCCGCCGGCATCCCGCTGGTCGTCGACGCGACCACGGTGACCCCCTGGCTGTGCCGCCCCATCGAGCACGGCGCCGACATCGTGATCCACAGCGCGACGAAGTTCCTCGGCGGGCACGGGACGACGCTCGGCGGCGTGGTCATCGAAAGCGGCCGGTTCGACTGGGGCAACGGCAGGTTCCCGCGGATGACCGAGCCCGTGCCGTCGTACGGCGGCATCGAGTGGTGGGGCAACTTCGGCGAGTACGGCTTCCTGACCCAGCTGCGCAGCGAGCAGCTGCGGGACGTCGGGCCCGCCCTCTCGCCGCACTCGGCGTTCCTGCTGCTGCAGGGCATCGAGACGCTGCCGCAGCGGATGGACGCCCACCTGGCCAACGCCCACGAGGTGGCGCGCCGGCTCGACCAGGACCCGCGGGTCGGCTGGGTCAGCTGGGCCGGGCTGCCCGACCACCCGCACCACGAGCGGGCGCAGCGCTACACGCCGAAGGGCCCCGGCGCGGTCTTCTCGTTCGGCGTCCGCGGCGGCCGGGACGCCGGGGCACGGTTCATCGAGTCGCTCCAGCTGTGCAGCCACCTGGCCAACATCGGGGACGCGCGGACCCTCGTCATCCACCCCGCGAGCACCACCCACCAGCAGCTGAGGGTCGACCAGCTCGAGGCCGCCGGGGTCGGCGAGGACCTGGTGCGGATCAGCGTCGGGCTCGAGGACGTCGAGGACATCCTCTGGGACCTCGACCAGGCCCTGGCCACCGCCGAGAAGGACGCCCGATGAGCGCCGCGTGGGCGCCCCCATCCGCGCAGGAGCGCAGGGCGCTCCTGCGTCGCACCCGCACGGTCGCGATCGTCGGGGCGTCGGCCAAGCCCTCGCGGGCCAGCTACTTCGTGGCGACCTACCTGCTGTCGAGCACCGACTTCACGCTGTGGTTCGTGAACCCGTCCGTGACCGAGATCCTCGGCCACCCGGTGTACCCGTCGCTCGCGGCGCTGCCCGAGGCGCCGGACCTGGTCGACGTGTTCCGCAAGGCCTCGGACCTGCCCGAGGTGCTCGACGAGACCCTCGCGGTCGGCGCCAAGGCCATCTGGCTCCAGCTCGGGCTCTGGGACGGCGCGGTGGCCGAGCGCGCCACCGCCGCCGGGCTCGACGTCGTGATGGACCGGTGCCTGAAGATCGAGCACGCCCGGTTCGCCGGCGGCCTGCACCTGGCCGGCTTCGACACCGGTGTCATCTCCGCCCGCCGCCGCTGAGGCTCGTCCGGCGCCGGGGCTCGACCCTCAGGCGAAGGTCGTGTACGAGAACGCCGGCGGCTCGCGCAGGGCGTCGAGCGCCGCGAGGTCCTCGAGCGTCGGGTCCCAGAGCCCGGCCTCGGCGTTGGCGCGCACCTGCTCGGGGCGCGTCGCGCCCGAGATGACGCTCGACACCGCGGGCTGCGCGGCGAGCCCCCCGACGGCCAGCGTGAGCATCGAGATGTCGCGCTCGGCGGCGAAGGCCTCGAGTGCCTCGATGCGGTCCCAGTCGGCCTCCTCGAGACGCCGCGCCTGGTTCTCGAGGCGCGAGCCCTGCGGTGCTGCCGCGCCCCGGCGGTACTTGCCGGTGAGCAGCCCGGAGGCGAGCGGGAAGTAGGGCAGCAGCCCCACGCCCACGGCCTCGCAGGCGGGGACGAGCTCGTCCTCGGCCACCCGGTTGTAGAGCGAGTACTCGTTCTGCGCCGAGACGAAGCGCTGCAGCCCGTTGGAGTGCGCGACCCAGTCGGCGTCCACGACCTGCCAGGCGGCCAGGTTCGAGGAGCCGAGGTAGCGCACCTTGCCCTCGGTGACCAGCTCGCTCATCGCGCCCAGGGTCTCCTCGAGCGGGGTGATGGGGTCGGGCCGGTGCAGCTGGTACAGGTCGATGTGGTCGGTGCCGAGCCGGCGCAGGCTCGCCTCGACGGCCCGGCGCACGTAGCGGCGCGACCCGTGAGCGCCGAAGTGCTCGGCGTGGTGCTCGCCCATCCCGAACTTCGTGGCCAGCACGACCTGGTCACGGCGGGAACCGAGGGCTTGGCCCAGCAGCTCCTCGCTGGCCCCGTCGCCGTAGGAGTCGGCGGTGTCGAAGAGGGTGATGCCCGCGTCGATGGCAGCGTCGACGACTTCGCACGTGCGGTCGAGGTCGATGCGGGAGCCGAAGGCGTTGCAGCCGACGCCGACGACGGACACCATCAGGCCGCTGTCACCCAGGGGGCGGTAGGTCATCTCGCTCATGCCGCCAACCTACGTCGCGCGGCGAGCCGGCCCGACGGCGCGGTCGAGAGGAGGTGACACGCGGATTCCAGGGACGGGACCTCCGCGTGTCGCCTCCTCTCGAGAAGGGAGTGCCGCGCGACGGCGCCGGCGTCAGAGGCGGACGACCATCTTGCCGGTGTTCTCGCCCTTGAGGACCCCCAGGAAGGCGTCGACCGCGTGCTCGATGCCGTCGGCGAAGGTCTCGCGCGAGGTGAGCGTGCCGTCGGCCAGCCAGCCGGCGGCGCGCTCGGCGTACTCGCCGGCCAGGTCGTAGTGGTCGCCGACCAGGAAGCCCTGGATGAGGCCGCGGGTCTGGATGAGGCGCGCCAGGTTGCGCGGGCCGGGCGTGGGCTCGGTGTCGTTGTAGACCGAGATCATCCCGCAGACCGCGATGCGGCCGCCGAGGTTCAGCGAGCCCACGGCCGCCTCGAGGTGCTCGCCACCCACGTTGTCGAAGTACACGTCGATGCCGTCGGGCGCGGCCTCGCGCAGCTGCTTCGCGACCGGCCCGTCCTTGTAGCTGAAGGCCGCGTCGAAGCCCAGGTCCTCGACCAGGTGGCGCACCTTCTCGGCCGAGCCGGCGCTGCCGATGACCCGGCTCGCGCCGAGCGCCTTGGCCAGCTGGCCCACGGCGCCCCCCACGGCCCCGGCTGCCCCGGAGACGAACACGACGTCGCCCTCCTTCAGCGACGCGATGCGGGTGAGGCCGGCGTAGGCGGTGAGCCCGGTCATCCCGAGGATGCCCAGGTAGGCCGACGCCGGGGCGCGGTCGACGTCGACGACCCGCGCGCTCGTGGCGTCGACGACCGCCACCTCGCGCCAGCCCAGCGCGTGCAGGACGTGGTCCCCGACGGCGAACCCGTCGGCCCGCGACTCCTCGACGACCCCGACCGCTCCGCCACCCATGGCCTCACCGACCGCGAAGGGGGCGGCGTAGGACTTGGCCGCGCTCATCCGGCCGCGCATGTAGGGGTCGACCGACATCACGGCGTTGCGCACCCGCAGCTGCCCGTCGGCGAGCGCGGGGACGTCGCTGGTGGCCAGCTCGAAGTCGTCGGGCGTCGGCCAGCCCACGGGTCGCGCGGCGAGGCGTACCTCTCGCGGGGCGGCCGAGGGGGTGGCGCTGGTGGTGTCGGTCATGACGACCTTCCTGTCGACGGATGGGCAACAGGTAGGTCCAACGACGACGGCCGTGCAGGTATGCCGTGCGCTGCTCCCCAGGGGCCGCTCAGCCGCCGGCGCGCGCCGCCTTCTCGGCCCGGAGGCGCTCGACCCGCCGCTGCCGCTCGCGCAGCAGCTTCTGCTGGGGGTCGTCGGCGGTGCCGAGCTGCGCCGGCCCGAAGACGCTGGTCGCGAGGTACCGGAACCGCCACCCGATGCGGTACCCGATCGAGAGCCCTTCGACGTCCGCACGTGCCACAGTGACCCACTCCATTTGATTAGTGCCCTAAGTGTTGTGGCACGAACCTATCCCTGGTCGCCCTAGAATGGAAATCGTGACGACCCAGCTCGCCCCCGAACCCGGCCCGGCCGCCGGGGACCTGCTCGCCCTCGACCGTCAGGTCTGTTTCGCGCTCGCCGTGGCCTCGCGCAACGTCATCGCCCTCTACCGGCCGCTGCTCCACCCCATGGGCCTCACCCACCCGCAGTACCTCGTGATGCTCGCGCTGTGGGAGCAGGCCCCGCTGCGGGTGTCCGAGATCGCCGAGCGGCTCAGCCTCGAGCCCGCCACGCTCTCGCCCCTCCTCAAGCGCCTCGAGACCGCAGGGCACGTGCGCCGCGACCGCGACCCCCGCGACGAGCGGGTGGTGGCGGTGTCGCTCACCCCCGCCGGCCGTCGCCTGCGTCGCCGGGCCGAGCGCATCCCGCCCGCGGTCCTGGCGCGGCTCGGCATGGACATCGGCGACCTCGAGGACATCCGCGACCGGCTGACCGGCCTGATCGACGCGACCCGCAACGCCACCTGAACGGCCGCGGGACGGATTTCGCGGCGCCGCCGCACCGCCGCTATCCTGGCCGCCGAAAGGGAGTAGTCCCCAATCGCCGTGTCGACACACTGACCCCCGGGTCCGGTGCGGTGGGCCACCTTCGGTGGCGGACGAGACTTTCGGCCAGCTCACGACCGCCCTTCGAGGACGTGTCCGGCCGAGACGTCCTCCCCAGGATCCTCGCCGGCCGCGAGGAGACCATCACATGAACGCCTTCCTGATCAGCACGGCCGTCATCTTCGTGGCCGAGCTCGGCGACAAGAGCCAGCTCATGGCCATGACGTTCGCGACGCGCTACCGGGTGCGCGACGTCCTCGTCGGCATCACCGCCGCCACCGCCGTCGTGCACCTGCTCTCGGTGGGTATCGGGGCGCTGGTGGGCACCGCCTTCTCGCAGTACCAAGGGGCGATCTCGATCGTGGCGGGCGTGGCCTTCCTGGTCTTCGCCGCGTGGACGCTGCGCGGCGACGAGCTCACCGAGGACGAGGCGGACAAGGCGCGCCGCAGCACCGGCGCCGCGCTGCTGGCCGTCGGCGGCGCGTTCTTCCTGGCGGAGCTCGGCGACAAGACGATGCTGGCCACCATCACCCTGGCCACCCGCGAGGGCTGGCTCGGTACCTGGATCGGCAGCACCGTCGGGATGGTCGCGGCCGACGCGCTCGCCATCGGCGTGGGGGCCGTCCTGGGCCGCACGTTGCCCGAGAAGGCCATCAAGTACGGTGCCGCGGCGGCCTTCGTCGTGTTCGGCCTGCTCCTGATCGCCGAGGGTCTCGGCGCGTTCTGAGACCACTAGGGTCGCGGGATGGACGACAGCCCCGCCGGCTCCACGACGCCCGAGCCGCCCCCAGCGCCCGGCGAGCGGACCGGGGCCACGCCCGCCCCGCCGGGCGACGACCTGGTCAGCACGGAGCACACCCTCGGCGACGGCCGCGGGGCACTGACCTACACGGCGACCACCGGGCGGGTCGTGCTGCGCGAGGAGGTGTCGACCGACGGCACCTTCACCGGGTGGCAGCCGAAGGCCGAGGTCTTCCTCACTTCCTACGTCGTGGAGGCACCGGACGAGCGGCCGCGGCCGGTGGTGTTCGCCTTCAACGGCGGCCCCGGGTCGAGCTCGGTGTGGCTGCACCTGGGGCTGCTCGGGCCGCGGCGCGTCGTCTCCGGTGACGTGGGCGGCCTCCAGGCCCCGCCGTACGGGCTCGCCGACAACCTCGACACCCTCCTCACCGTCGCCGACCTGGTCTTCGTCGACCCGGTCTCGACCGGGTACTCGCGGGCGGTCGAGGGCGGCAAGGCCGGGCCCTTCCACGGGTTCACCGGTGACGTCGAGAGCGTCGCCGAGGTCATCCGGCTGTGGACGACCCGCAACGGCCGCTGGCTGTCGCCGAAGTTCCTCGCCGGCGAGTCGTACGGCACGGTGCGGGCGGCCGCGGTGGCCGAGCACCTCCAGACCCGGCGCGGGATGTACCTCAACGGCGTCGTGCTGGTCTCGAGCGTCCTCGACCTGGGCTCGATCGGGCTGCACGAACCCGAGGACCGCGGCCACGTCGGCTACCTGCCCACCTACGCGGCCATCGCGCACCACCACGGCCGGCACGGCGACCGGCCGCTGGCCGATGTGCTGGCCGAGGCCGAGGCGTACGCCGAGCGCGACTACCCGTGGGTCCTCTCGCGCGGGGACCGGCTGAGCGCCGGCGAGCGCGGCGACGCCGTCGCCACGATCGCCCGACTCACCGGGCTGAGCGAGGAGTACGTCGACCTCAGCGACCTGCGCATCGAGCACCTGCACTTCTTCGCCGAGCTGCTGCGGCGCGAGCGCAAGGTCGTCGGCCGCATCGACGGCCGGTTCGCGGGGCCGGCCGGCAACCCGGTGGCCGAGGTGATGGATGCCGACCCGAGCATGGACGCCATCACCGGGCCGTACGTCGCGGCCTGGAACCACTACGTGCGCACCGAGCTCGGCTACGAGAGCGACCTGCCCTACGAGCAGCTCTCCACGGCCGCGCACGAGGAGTGGTCGTACAAGGAGTTCGAGGGACGGCCGGTGGACGTGACCGGGCGGCTGGCCCGGGCCATGCGGACCAACCCCGACCTCAAGGTGCACGTGGCGTACGGCTGGCACGACGGCGCCACGCCGTACTTCGCCGCTCGCGAGACGTTCTCGCGCCTCGGGCTGCCGCCGGAGCTGGCCGCCAACATCGAGCACCACTCCTACCCGGCGGGTCACATGATGTACGTGCACGAGCCCACCCGGGTGCGGCAGAGCGCCGACCTCGCCGACTTCGTCCGGCGGGCCAGCGGCGGCTGACCGGCGGGGCGGCGCCGCCGTCGGCGGGCCCGGAGCCTCCGGGGCGTCCGGGCCCGCCGGGTCAGCGGACCGGGCTCAGCTCGAGGTCGAGCGAGATGTCGCTCGAGCTCGGCTGGTCCTGGTGGACCTCGACCGACACCACGTTGCGACCCGGGACCAACGCAGTGGCCGGGACGTCGACGGTGCGCCAGAGGTTCTCCTCGCTCCCGGCGATGTAGCGCAGCGCGCGGGTGTCGTAGGCGACGGGGCCGGTCGGCAGGTTGAAGCGGTAGACCTCGGTGCCGTTGACGTAGACGACTGCGGCGTCGTCGACCAGGAGGCGCATCCGCAGGGCCGTGATGCCGGCCGTCGTGGGCCCGACGTCGACGACCGTGCGCCCGTACGCCGTGGTCGGGCGCGGGTTGGTGGCCCAGGTGAGCACCGTGCGCTCGTCGCCGTCACCGAACCCCCACTGGCTGGCACCGAGCTGCCACCGGGAGTCGTCGTACGACGGCGCCGTCCAAGCGGTCCCGAGATCGGCGCCGGTGCCGTTCATCCGCCACGCGTCTCCGCTGAGGAGCAGGGTGCGGGTGCGCACCATGAGCGCGGTGCCGGGCGCACTGGCGCCGTTGCCGTTGGCCGCCGTCACCGTGTAGGAGTACGTGACGTCGGCCGACAGGCCGGTGTCGGTGAGCGAGGTGCCCGCCGTGGTGCCGACGGGCGCGCCGTCACGGAGCACGGTGTACGAGTCGGCGCCGGCGGACGCCTGCCACGACAGCCCCGCCGTCGTGGACGTGACGCCGGAGGCCGTCAGGCCGGTGGGGGCGGGCGGCGGCGCGGCCGGGACCGCGGTGGTGGTGACCGTGGTGACGGGGCCGGGCGCGCTGGGGCCGGCCGCGTTGGAGGCGACCAGCGAGTAGTCGTAGGCGGTGGCCGGGGTGAGCCCGGTGTCGAGGTAGGCGGTGGAGGCCGTGGCGGCGACCGGCCGGCCGTCGCGCAGGACGGTGTAGCCGGTGGCGCCGGCGACGGCCGTCCATCCGAGCTGGACGCTCGTGGCCCCCACGGTGCCCACGACCGGCGCACCGGGGGTGGGGGGCGGGGTGGGGGCGGCCGGGGTGGTGGCCGTGACGGTGGCGCTGGGCGCACTCGCACCGGTGGAGTTGGTGGCGATGACCCGGTACCCGTAGCTGGTGGACGGCACGAGACCGCTGTCGGAGAACGCAGTCGAGGCCACGGTGGCGACGGTGACGCCGTCGCGCTGCACCAGGTAGCCGGTGGCCCCGGCGGACCCGGCCCAGGACACCTCGACCGAGGTCGCGGACGAGGGCGTGGCGGTGACCCCGGTGGGTGCGGCCGGCGCCGTGGGAGCCGATGAGGTGTACTCGACGCGGGCCGCGTAGCTGACGTCGCTCGAGGTGGTCGAGGAGTTGTGCACCTCGACGGCGAGCACGTTGGCGCCCTGCACGAGCCGCCCCGCCGGGATGGCGTAGGAGGACCAGTCCATCTCGTCGGTGCCCCCGATGCCGTTGACCGCCAGTGAGGTGTCGCCGATCGCGCCTGTGGGCATGTTCTCGCGGACCAGCTCGGTGCCGTTGAGGTAGGCGACCGCACCGTCGTCGAGGAGCAGCCGGAGGCGGGGGTTGCCGACCGACGCGAGGGACGGGACGGTGAACGCCGTGCGGAAGTAGTGGGTGACCCCCAGCGGGCTGATCACGACGTCCTCGTCGCCGTCGCCGTAGCCCAGCTCACCGGCACCGGTCGACCACGCCGTGTCGGAGTACGCGGTGGTGGTCCAGGCCCCCGCGGGCGCGGTGCCGGTGGACCAGAACCGCACCGGGGTGCCGGACCCGACGAACAGCGACCGTGCCGACTCGGTGGTGAGGAGCGGCGCGGACGCGGCGGGGCCGGTGTTGCCGGAGGTGTCGACCGCCGCGACGGTGTAGCGGTAGGGGGTCCCGGGCAGCACGGTGCGGTCGCGGTAGAAGGTCTTGTTGGCCTGCCCGATCGCCACGCCGTCGCGCAGCACGACGTAGTGGGAGACGGCGACGTCGTCGGCGGCCGGGTTCCAGGTGAGGCTGACCTCGTCGGACAGGGTGGCCGGGGCCCGTACCGAGGTGGGGGCGGTGGGCGGGGAGCCGTCGGCCGGGTCGGGGGTGACCGCGAAGGCGGCGTAGCGGCGGACCGTCGCGCCGTCCACGGTCTC
Proteins encoded in this window:
- a CDS encoding CoA-binding protein; the encoded protein is MSAAWAPPSAQERRALLRRTRTVAIVGASAKPSRASYFVATYLLSSTDFTLWFVNPSVTEILGHPVYPSLAALPEAPDLVDVFRKASDLPEVLDETLAVGAKAIWLQLGLWDGAVAERATAAGLDVVMDRCLKIEHARFAGGLHLAGFDTGVISARRR
- a CDS encoding MarR family winged helix-turn-helix transcriptional regulator, producing MTTQLAPEPGPAAGDLLALDRQVCFALAVASRNVIALYRPLLHPMGLTHPQYLVMLALWEQAPLRVSEIAERLSLEPATLSPLLKRLETAGHVRRDRDPRDERVVAVSLTPAGRRLRRRAERIPPAVLARLGMDIGDLEDIRDRLTGLIDATRNAT
- a CDS encoding O-acetylhomoserine aminocarboxypropyltransferase/cysteine synthase family protein, yielding MTDRSWGFRTRALHAGGAPDPTTGARAVPIYQTSSFVFDDTTDAASLFALQKYGSIYTRIGNPTVAAFEERMASLEGGIGAVAAASGLAAEFLVFAALAGAGDHIVAAGSLYGGTLTQLDVTLRRFGVETTFVRGTDAVDYAAAITPATRCLFAEVVANPSGEVADLAGLADVAHAAGIPLVVDATTVTPWLCRPIEHGADIVIHSATKFLGGHGTTLGGVVIESGRFDWGNGRFPRMTEPVPSYGGIEWWGNFGEYGFLTQLRSEQLRDVGPALSPHSAFLLLQGIETLPQRMDAHLANAHEVARRLDQDPRVGWVSWAGLPDHPHHERAQRYTPKGPGAVFSFGVRGGRDAGARFIESLQLCSHLANIGDARTLVIHPASTTHQQLRVDQLEAAGVGEDLVRISVGLEDVEDILWDLDQALATAEKDAR
- a CDS encoding NADP-dependent oxidoreductase, giving the protein MTDTTSATPSAAPREVRLAARPVGWPTPDDFELATSDVPALADGQLRVRNAVMSVDPYMRGRMSAAKSYAAPFAVGEAMGGGAVGVVEESRADGFAVGDHVLHALGWREVAVVDATSARVVDVDRAPASAYLGILGMTGLTAYAGLTRIASLKEGDVVFVSGAAGAVGGAVGQLAKALGASRVIGSAGSAEKVRHLVEDLGFDAAFSYKDGPVAKQLREAAPDGIDVYFDNVGGEHLEAAVGSLNLGGRIAVCGMISVYNDTEPTPGPRNLARLIQTRGLIQGFLVGDHYDLAGEYAERAAGWLADGTLTSRETFADGIEHAVDAFLGVLKGENTGKMVVRL
- a CDS encoding S10 family peptidase, with product MDDSPAGSTTPEPPPAPGERTGATPAPPGDDLVSTEHTLGDGRGALTYTATTGRVVLREEVSTDGTFTGWQPKAEVFLTSYVVEAPDERPRPVVFAFNGGPGSSSVWLHLGLLGPRRVVSGDVGGLQAPPYGLADNLDTLLTVADLVFVDPVSTGYSRAVEGGKAGPFHGFTGDVESVAEVIRLWTTRNGRWLSPKFLAGESYGTVRAAAVAEHLQTRRGMYLNGVVLVSSVLDLGSIGLHEPEDRGHVGYLPTYAAIAHHHGRHGDRPLADVLAEAEAYAERDYPWVLSRGDRLSAGERGDAVATIARLTGLSEEYVDLSDLRIEHLHFFAELLRRERKVVGRIDGRFAGPAGNPVAEVMDADPSMDAITGPYVAAWNHYVRTELGYESDLPYEQLSTAAHEEWSYKEFEGRPVDVTGRLARAMRTNPDLKVHVAYGWHDGATPYFAARETFSRLGLPPELAANIEHHSYPAGHMMYVHEPTRVRQSADLADFVRRASGG
- a CDS encoding N-6 DNA methylase; its protein translation is MTTALSERQVSIQRQMGAYYTPSSAAEYMADWVLRGDQDTILEPSFGDGAFLRALKIVAAKRELQQMHVRGVELDEPAVGAAVSGQLIHESEVVSGDFLAQPPHPVDAVIGNPPYVRLRHVDSAARSRALAVAHDRLPSGMEPSGSIWMPFVIHASNFLRIGGRLAFVLPYELTYVRYARPLWQFLGQNFSSLRVVRVFERVFPDILQDVVLLFADGHGGRSSTVEFETYEAVADLALHRPATVSTLDVERIVQGERDFVRALLAQELRDLLDRLAPITRPAAEVMKLRIGYVSGDKTFFHPSPETVKAYKLPRGVLRRAVTTTRSLRGRGLFTSHMPSYDTLFHPASKGGLSAAEADYVAEGARRGVANRYKCKVRDPWYLVPGVLTPDLILSVFSSTPLLMVNDAGCVASNSLLCGYLSKGSDPALIAASWYTSLTLLECELRVHSLGGGVMVMIPGEASEVRIAMASTSEHAVLIDQRLKSGDIRGAYELGDEAVLRGGLALSDREVELIRDGVDVLTRWRESAQ
- a CDS encoding aldo/keto reductase, which encodes MTYRPLGDSGLMVSVVGVGCNAFGSRIDLDRTCEVVDAAIDAGITLFDTADSYGDGASEELLGQALGSRRDQVVLATKFGMGEHHAEHFGAHGSRRYVRRAVEASLRRLGTDHIDLYQLHRPDPITPLEETLGAMSELVTEGKVRYLGSSNLAAWQVVDADWVAHSNGLQRFVSAQNEYSLYNRVAEDELVPACEAVGVGLLPYFPLASGLLTGKYRRGAAAPQGSRLENQARRLEEADWDRIEALEAFAAERDISMLTLAVGGLAAQPAVSSVISGATRPEQVRANAEAGLWDPTLEDLAALDALREPPAFSYTTFA
- a CDS encoding TMEM165/GDT1 family protein, whose protein sequence is MNAFLISTAVIFVAELGDKSQLMAMTFATRYRVRDVLVGITAATAVVHLLSVGIGALVGTAFSQYQGAISIVAGVAFLVFAAWTLRGDELTEDEADKARRSTGAALLAVGGAFFLAELGDKTMLATITLATREGWLGTWIGSTVGMVAADALAIGVGAVLGRTLPEKAIKYGAAAAFVVFGLLLIAEGLGAF
- a CDS encoding fibronectin type III domain-containing protein: MSEHRRVVLTILSAVLAAVSAVVVPGVARAAIDDGTVLPSWRPDNGHVYALVRAGDTMLLGGDFTWMRSPDGATVQRRNGLAAVSVSTGALLAWAPSVTGTVRALELTSDGASVYVGGAFSAVGGISRANLAVVALAGGAVGSFRADTDGEVRDLQVVGGNLYLVGSFARVAGQSRSRGAVVTAATGTVGAWNPRANSGIRSFTLSPDGGTAFLGGTFTTLSGAGRPYVGAVDVSGGAVTGWVPKSSCNDLTNPCYVFETVVTDDLVYLSVGGPGGRVTALDRATGFERWWAGTDGDVQTLELRDGKLFAGGHFDTAFAGSPRAGVVALDARSGAVLPDIDARVVGWSGVWAMTLDGSRLALGGHFETVDGATVRRYAAFAVTPDPADGSPPTAPTSVRAPATLSDEVSLTWNPAADDVAVSHYVVLRDGVAIGQANKTFYRDRTVLPGTPYRYTVAAVDTSGNTGPAASAPLLTTESARSLFVGSGTPVRFWSTGTAPAGAWTTTAYSDTAWSTGAGELGYGDGDEDVVISPLGVTHYFRTAFTVPSLASVGNPRLRLLLDDGAVAYLNGTELVRENMPTGAIGDTSLAVNGIGGTDEMDWSSYAIPAGRLVQGANVLAVEVHNSSTTSSDVSYAARVEYTSSAPTAPAAPTGVTATPSSATSVEVSWAGSAGATGYLVQRDGVTVATVASTAFSDSGLVPSTSYGYRVIATNSTGASAPSATVTATTPAAPTPPPTPGAPVVGTVGATSVQLGWTAVAGATGYTVLRDGRPVAATASTAYLDTGLTPATAYDYSLVASNAAGPSAPGPVTTVTTTAVPAAPPPAPTGLTASGVTSTTAGLSWQASAGADSYTVLRDGAPVGTTAGTSLTDTGLSADVTYSYTVTAANGNGASAPGTALMVRTRTLLLSGDAWRMNGTGADLGTAWTAPSYDDSRWQLGASQWGFGDGDERTVLTWATNPRPTTAYGRTVVDVGPTTAGITALRMRLLVDDAAVVYVNGTEVYRFNLPTGPVAYDTRALRYIAGSEENLWRTVDVPATALVPGRNVVSVEVHQDQPSSSDISLDLELSPVR